From a region of the Listeria monocytogenes ATCC 19117 genome:
- a CDS encoding anthranilate synthase component II: protein MILIIDHNDSFTYNLYQYFLELQEEVQVVSATNFSLEIFQQLVPEMVVLSPGPGSPEDFPVSLALLGKIQVPILGICLGHQMIAHFFGAKVVPAKVPVHGKTSIISHTGEGLFAELAPKFQVTRYHSLVIDPATVPANLKVTALTEDGVIMGLAHVSKPIHSVQFHPEAILSENGHAILENFIRLGRNVK from the coding sequence GTGATTTTAATCATCGACCATAATGATTCATTTACATATAATTTATACCAATATTTTTTAGAGCTTCAAGAGGAGGTACAGGTTGTTTCTGCTACTAATTTTTCGCTTGAAATATTTCAACAACTCGTTCCCGAAATGGTAGTTCTATCACCAGGGCCAGGTTCACCGGAAGACTTCCCTGTAAGTTTGGCACTACTAGGTAAAATTCAAGTTCCTATTCTTGGCATTTGCCTCGGTCATCAAATGATTGCTCATTTTTTCGGGGCAAAAGTGGTGCCGGCAAAAGTCCCGGTTCACGGAAAAACAAGTATCATTTCGCATACTGGGGAAGGGTTGTTTGCAGAGCTTGCACCAAAGTTCCAAGTAACGCGCTACCATTCTTTAGTTATTGATCCTGCCACAGTTCCCGCTAATTTAAAAGTAACCGCACTGACAGAAGACGGCGTTATAATGGGACTAGCTCACGTATCAAAACCGATTCACAGCGTCCAGTTCCACCCAGAAGCAATCCTATCTGAAAACGGACATGCAATACTTGAAAACTTTATACGATTAGGGAGAAATGTTAAATGA
- a CDS encoding ABC transporter ATP-binding protein codes for MKEFKQISRFFWHYLRGYKPQLFVILIAVVFATYLQVKAPQYIGNAVQELGDYVVNLMQTGVDDKSDFIHIIWMLILCYVLLAAATFIQSIIMTGVAGKSTNRMRIGLFRKMEKLSIRFFDSRNDGEMLSRFTSDLDNISNTLNQALIQVLSNVALMIGVIIMMFQQNVELAFVTLISAPFAIIIATVIIRKARKFVDIQQDELGVLNGYIDEKISGQKIIITNGLEEETIDGFVKQNNIVKNATYKGQVYSGLLFPMMQGISLLNTAIVIFFGGWLALNGDLERTAALGLIVMFVQYSQQFYMPLTQISSQYSLLQLAITGARRVSEVFAEEEEVERENLQTIDGINKGVKLDHVDFAYDPAKPVLKDVSIDVSKGKMVALVGPTGSGKTTVMNLLNRFYNVDGGAILFDDIDIRDIRLDSLRKQVGIVLQDSVLFTGTIRDNIVFGKPEASDDEVINAAKQANIHDFIMNLEKGYETEISDENNIFSVGQKQLMSIARTIITNPSLLILDEATSNVDTVTESRIQKAMDNVISGRTSFVIAHRLKTILDADHIVVLHQGEVIEQGNHDELMKAEGFYSELYHNQFVIE; via the coding sequence ATGAAAGAGTTCAAACAAATTAGTCGCTTTTTCTGGCACTATCTGCGGGGTTATAAGCCTCAACTTTTTGTCATTTTAATTGCTGTAGTTTTTGCGACATACCTTCAAGTAAAAGCACCACAATATATTGGTAACGCCGTTCAAGAACTTGGAGATTACGTTGTTAATTTAATGCAAACGGGTGTTGATGACAAGAGTGACTTCATCCATATCATTTGGATGCTGATTCTCTGCTACGTACTCCTCGCTGCTGCCACTTTTATCCAAAGTATCATTATGACAGGGGTAGCTGGTAAATCGACGAACAGAATGCGTATAGGACTTTTCCGCAAGATGGAAAAACTATCAATCCGTTTCTTCGATAGCCGCAATGATGGCGAAATGCTTAGTCGTTTCACTAGTGACTTAGATAATATTTCCAACACACTAAACCAAGCATTGATCCAAGTACTATCCAACGTCGCGCTAATGATTGGTGTTATCATCATGATGTTCCAACAAAACGTGGAACTAGCCTTCGTTACTCTAATATCTGCTCCATTTGCGATTATTATTGCGACAGTGATTATTCGAAAAGCCCGCAAATTCGTTGATATTCAACAAGATGAACTAGGCGTACTTAACGGCTACATTGACGAAAAAATCTCTGGTCAAAAAATTATTATCACAAATGGCTTAGAAGAAGAAACAATTGACGGCTTTGTTAAACAAAACAATATCGTTAAAAACGCCACTTACAAAGGTCAAGTTTACTCCGGTTTACTTTTCCCAATGATGCAAGGTATTTCCCTATTAAATACAGCTATCGTTATCTTCTTCGGTGGATGGTTAGCTCTAAACGGCGACCTTGAACGCACAGCCGCTCTTGGTTTAATCGTTATGTTCGTTCAATATTCACAACAATTCTATATGCCACTTACACAAATTTCGTCCCAGTACAGCTTGCTACAACTAGCAATCACTGGTGCGCGCCGTGTTAGTGAAGTATTTGCAGAGGAAGAAGAAGTAGAACGCGAAAACTTACAAACAATTGATGGTATTAATAAAGGTGTCAAACTAGATCACGTAGATTTTGCTTATGACCCTGCAAAACCAGTTCTAAAAGACGTTTCGATTGATGTAAGTAAAGGTAAAATGGTTGCTCTTGTCGGTCCAACTGGCTCTGGTAAAACAACTGTTATGAACCTTCTTAATCGCTTCTATAATGTCGATGGTGGCGCGATTCTCTTTGATGATATCGACATCCGCGATATTCGCCTAGATTCCCTTCGTAAACAAGTCGGTATCGTGCTACAAGATTCCGTGCTATTCACAGGAACCATTCGTGATAACATTGTTTTCGGTAAGCCGGAAGCAAGCGACGACGAAGTAATCAACGCTGCAAAACAAGCTAACATCCACGACTTCATTATGAACCTAGAAAAAGGTTATGAAACAGAAATCAGTGATGAAAACAATATTTTCAGCGTTGGTCAAAAGCAGCTTATGAGTATTGCGAGAACTATTATTACAAATCCGTCTCTTCTAATTCTAGATGAAGCGACAAGTAATGTAGATACCGTAACCGAAAGCCGCATCCAAAAAGCTATGGACAACGTAATCTCTGGCCGAACTAGCTTCGTCATTGCCCACCGTTTAAAAACCATCCTCGATGCCGACCATATCGTCGTGCTACATCAAGGTGAAGTGATTGAACAAGGTAACCATGATGAGCTGATGAAGGCGGAAGGATTTTATTCTGAGCTTTATCATAATCAGTTTGTTATTGAATAA
- a CDS encoding glycosyltransferase family 2 protein: protein MGILNEKVAVLLPCYNEELTIGKVIDDFKKELPNADIYVYDNNSKDKTFEIAKDHGAIVRKEMRQGKGNVVRSMFADIDADYYLMVDGDDTYPAEYCHEILEVLRNKEANMVIGDRLSNGTYTEENKRNFHDFGNSLVRNTINRIFKSNLRDIMTGYRGFDRYFVKTMPVLSPGFEIETEMSIHALENRFLVKEIEIDYRDRPEGSESKLNTFSDGFKVIMTIVRLFKNSRPFLFFNLLASLFVLVGVLVGLPVIIQFAQIGLVLKFPSALLATGLIIMGMLFFICGLILDTIAHRSRQSYFLELVKYRERNPLN from the coding sequence ATGGGAATTCTAAATGAGAAAGTAGCTGTACTCTTGCCTTGTTATAACGAGGAGCTTACAATTGGTAAGGTAATTGATGATTTTAAGAAAGAATTACCAAATGCGGATATTTATGTGTACGACAATAATTCTAAAGATAAAACCTTTGAAATAGCGAAAGATCATGGTGCTATCGTTCGAAAAGAAATGCGCCAAGGTAAAGGTAATGTAGTACGTTCTATGTTCGCGGATATAGATGCTGATTACTATTTAATGGTCGATGGTGACGATACCTATCCAGCAGAATACTGCCATGAAATATTAGAGGTGCTTCGCAATAAGGAAGCTAATATGGTTATTGGTGATCGTCTGAGTAATGGTACCTACACTGAAGAAAATAAAAGAAATTTTCATGACTTTGGTAACTCACTAGTACGTAATACAATTAATCGTATCTTCAAAAGTAATTTGAGAGATATCATGACAGGCTACCGTGGCTTTGATCGTTATTTTGTTAAGACTATGCCAGTTTTAAGCCCTGGTTTTGAGATTGAAACTGAGATGAGCATTCACGCATTGGAAAATCGCTTTTTAGTGAAAGAAATTGAAATTGATTACCGTGATCGTCCAGAAGGTAGTGAATCAAAACTAAACACTTTTTCTGATGGTTTCAAAGTAATTATGACGATTGTAAGATTATTTAAAAATAGTCGTCCGTTTTTATTTTTCAATTTATTAGCCTCTTTGTTTGTGCTTGTAGGAGTTCTAGTTGGTTTGCCAGTCATAATTCAGTTTGCTCAAATTGGCTTGGTACTAAAATTTCCGAGTGCATTACTTGCAACTGGTTTAATCATAATGGGTATGCTGTTCTTCATTTGTGGATTAATCCTTGATACGATAGCTCATAGAAGCAGACAAAGCTACTTCTTAGAACTTGTTAAATACCGCGAAAGAAATCCATTGAACTAA
- the pabB gene encoding aminodeoxychorismate synthase component I, protein MSLLRFDFEGDTKIFENPLYELVTHDLAEVLPIMKAAEEAQKSGKYVAGFVSYEAAPAFRSNLKTKKPSGNMPLVWFGVYDNFNVTATETPDSSPLSFKMNTSFPEYAEKIEQIKAEIAAGNTYQINYTVRLQSDVPNSFSSQATYETLQQIGKANYTALLSTSDFEIISASPELFFKWKENLLTTRPMKGTIRRGITEQADLEAHDWLKNDPKNRAENVMIVDLLRNDLGMIAVPGSVKVPKLMTLEPYPTVWQMTSTVTAETPPETDLTAVFKALFPCGSITGAPKVRTMEIISELEDSPRGVYCGAIGFLEPNGNAIFNVPIRTIAIADNKATYGVGGGIVWDSEAASEFSEIHAKSAILEKTTKFSLIECLRIENGELFRTEYHLKRLQTSADFFGIPFNREETEKLWTKTAQKNTTDTYKMRFLLHPDGAHDLELTRIDTKNKRLTAQLADKPVPSNDLFLYHKTTHRKVYENLKNTQTEETLLWNERGELTEFINGNIVLGINGCFFTPPVTSGLLSGTMRAELLAKNKISEKTLAKKDLLEADYVWLINSVRGFIEVEIKQ, encoded by the coding sequence ATGAGCTTATTACGATTTGATTTTGAAGGCGACACAAAAATTTTTGAAAATCCACTGTATGAACTAGTTACGCATGATTTAGCAGAAGTTCTTCCTATAATGAAAGCAGCCGAAGAAGCCCAAAAATCAGGAAAATACGTCGCCGGTTTTGTCAGTTATGAGGCCGCGCCTGCTTTTCGAAGTAATTTAAAAACAAAAAAACCGAGCGGAAACATGCCCCTCGTCTGGTTTGGCGTATACGATAATTTTAACGTTACAGCTACCGAAACACCAGATTCCTCGCCGCTCTCTTTTAAAATGAATACTAGTTTCCCTGAATACGCCGAGAAAATAGAGCAAATCAAAGCTGAAATTGCAGCTGGAAATACTTACCAAATAAACTACACCGTGCGACTTCAAAGTGATGTGCCAAACAGCTTTTCTTCTCAAGCGACTTATGAAACGTTACAGCAGATTGGAAAGGCGAATTACACCGCCCTACTTTCAACCAGTGACTTTGAGATTATCTCGGCTTCACCCGAGCTCTTTTTTAAATGGAAGGAAAATCTTCTAACGACACGCCCGATGAAAGGTACTATTCGCCGCGGAATAACGGAGCAAGCGGACTTAGAAGCACATGATTGGCTAAAAAACGATCCTAAAAACCGTGCAGAAAATGTGATGATTGTCGATTTACTACGGAACGACCTTGGGATGATTGCTGTACCCGGGAGTGTCAAGGTTCCTAAGTTAATGACGCTAGAACCTTACCCAACTGTTTGGCAAATGACTTCAACCGTTACAGCAGAAACACCTCCTGAGACTGATTTAACAGCTGTTTTTAAAGCACTCTTCCCATGTGGCTCAATAACTGGTGCGCCTAAAGTACGAACAATGGAAATTATTTCAGAACTAGAAGATTCTCCTCGTGGTGTTTACTGCGGAGCAATTGGCTTTTTAGAACCTAACGGAAATGCGATTTTCAATGTACCGATTCGTACTATTGCTATCGCAGACAACAAGGCAACTTATGGTGTTGGTGGCGGTATCGTCTGGGATTCGGAAGCCGCTAGCGAATTTTCCGAAATCCACGCAAAATCAGCTATTTTAGAAAAGACGACAAAATTTTCTTTAATTGAATGTTTGCGAATTGAAAATGGTGAGCTTTTCCGAACCGAATATCATTTAAAACGACTACAAACAAGCGCAGACTTTTTCGGTATTCCTTTTAATAGGGAAGAAACAGAGAAACTATGGACCAAAACTGCGCAAAAAAATACGACCGACACATACAAAATGCGCTTTTTATTACATCCTGATGGCGCACATGATCTAGAACTAACAAGAATTGATACAAAAAACAAGCGACTAACAGCGCAACTTGCTGATAAACCAGTCCCTTCGAATGATTTATTTCTCTATCATAAAACGACTCATCGAAAGGTCTATGAAAACTTAAAAAATACTCAAACCGAGGAAACACTACTTTGGAATGAACGGGGTGAACTGACAGAATTTATTAACGGGAATATAGTTCTAGGTATAAATGGCTGTTTTTTCACGCCACCAGTAACTTCAGGTCTTCTTTCAGGGACAATGAGAGCAGAACTATTAGCTAAAAATAAGATTTCCGAGAAAACACTAGCAAAAAAAGACCTTTTAGAAGCGGACTATGTGTGGTTAATTAATAGCGTAAGAGGATTTATAGAAGTAGAAATCAAACAATAA
- a CDS encoding pyridoxamine 5'-phosphate oxidase family protein — translation MKNELEDKILAILEQHQVGVLTSVQGDYPHARYMTFLHDGLTLYTPSGKELPKTEEVRRNPHVSVLIGYESLGSAFLEINGLASLEEDESIKERIWENISKEWFQGEDSPSFVVIKIVPEQIRILNSDDDGPDTLDLIG, via the coding sequence ATGAAAAATGAACTAGAAGATAAGATTCTTGCCATTTTGGAACAACATCAAGTGGGTGTATTAACATCCGTACAAGGAGACTATCCTCATGCTAGATATATGACGTTTCTGCACGATGGTTTAACCCTTTACACACCGTCTGGCAAAGAATTACCAAAGACAGAAGAAGTACGTAGAAACCCACATGTATCCGTTTTAATTGGTTACGAAAGCCTAGGGTCTGCGTTTTTAGAAATTAATGGTTTGGCTTCTCTTGAAGAAGATGAATCAATCAAAGAACGCATTTGGGAAAACATTTCTAAAGAATGGTTCCAAGGCGAAGATTCACCGTCCTTTGTCGTTATAAAAATTGTACCTGAACAAATTAGAATATTGAATTCTGATGATGACGGTCCAGACACGCTCGATTTAATCGGTTAA
- a CDS encoding DUF6020 family protein: protein MLNKKRVIVGVLLLLLSLISISYYSETFKLTLSWLLFAVVLTVLYFRQEKNFQFQWSTLITSLIISLFWMASSFNGGPYGGNFVFNSIILAGTFLVITIFVLLLLLEMRTEYKARPNRKVKWPFFALFTSIPFVVWMISFLAYYPAKMTFDSYYQWGMAHGIRQYSQWHPLLHTLWIETTSAIYDSPSSYIFSQIIVVSLIVGFAIYTLVKMGAHIWIGVCISIGYAIYPAAMFYSATAWKDFPFAAFILLFTVLILKIVQSNGMWLKNWWHLIAFVLVAFVCINLRNNGMMIIIVSLLCLLIFMKNFRLIITGILVGTLGLNFLFGLVMTNGLNAQPNPLNQALAIPSQQIGATFYNDGNFTPELKEYFTSILPEENWKKDYNPYTVDPIKHDTKYNSSVIEDDFGLYIKNWFKLLTANFGTYVGAYLDQTAVIWQFYSPENYKVFFDTSANIQDTRYDVRAFAKFFPEGLSEEEINKLGYEVYQNEYKNATGKDAVSYNEYKRRIDDSTNPLISISKAPSLKKITDSIYAKTTNEWQNYLLKGAIPLVLLIIAIAAVCLQRPKKKLLIFAPVVMALITIAIAMPATDFRYSYSFIFTVPIVFFATKLKNYKENQF, encoded by the coding sequence GTGTTAAATAAAAAAAGAGTTATAGTTGGGGTTTTGCTACTATTACTAAGTTTAATTTCTATTAGCTATTATTCAGAAACCTTTAAACTAACTTTAAGCTGGTTGTTATTTGCAGTAGTTTTAACGGTTCTTTATTTTAGACAAGAGAAAAACTTTCAATTTCAATGGTCAACATTGATAACCTCACTAATAATTAGTTTATTTTGGATGGCTTCATCATTCAATGGTGGACCATATGGCGGGAATTTTGTTTTTAATAGTATTATTTTAGCAGGAACTTTTCTTGTAATCACTATCTTTGTTTTACTTTTATTACTTGAAATGCGAACGGAATATAAAGCAAGACCGAATCGCAAAGTAAAATGGCCATTTTTCGCACTATTTACGAGTATTCCATTCGTGGTCTGGATGATTTCATTTCTAGCCTATTATCCAGCAAAAATGACATTTGACTCCTATTACCAATGGGGAATGGCTCACGGTATTCGCCAATATAGTCAGTGGCATCCGCTTTTACACACTTTGTGGATAGAAACAACAAGTGCGATTTACGACTCACCTTCGAGTTACATTTTTTCTCAAATAATTGTTGTTTCATTAATCGTTGGCTTTGCTATTTATACTCTTGTAAAAATGGGCGCGCATATTTGGATTGGTGTTTGTATTTCAATCGGCTATGCCATTTACCCTGCAGCAATGTTTTATTCTGCAACAGCATGGAAAGATTTTCCATTTGCAGCCTTTATATTACTTTTCACCGTTTTAATTTTAAAAATAGTACAATCTAATGGAATGTGGCTGAAAAATTGGTGGCACCTTATCGCTTTTGTTTTAGTAGCTTTTGTTTGTATAAATTTACGAAACAATGGAATGATGATTATCATCGTATCGCTTCTGTGCTTGCTTATTTTCATGAAAAACTTTCGTCTTATTATTACCGGTATTCTTGTTGGAACCTTGGGACTGAATTTTTTATTTGGTCTGGTTATGACAAACGGGCTTAATGCGCAACCTAATCCATTAAACCAAGCGCTAGCAATTCCTTCCCAACAAATTGGGGCTACTTTTTACAATGATGGAAACTTTACTCCTGAATTAAAAGAGTATTTCACTTCCATATTACCTGAAGAAAATTGGAAAAAAGATTACAACCCTTATACTGTAGACCCAATTAAGCATGATACCAAATACAATTCATCCGTCATTGAAGATGATTTTGGACTATACATTAAAAATTGGTTCAAACTCTTAACGGCTAATTTCGGTACTTATGTAGGGGCTTATTTAGATCAAACAGCAGTCATTTGGCAATTCTATTCTCCAGAAAATTATAAAGTATTCTTTGATACTTCAGCGAATATTCAAGATACAAGATATGATGTGAGAGCATTCGCCAAATTCTTCCCAGAAGGTTTATCGGAAGAAGAGATTAATAAATTAGGATATGAAGTCTATCAAAATGAATACAAAAATGCAACTGGAAAAGATGCTGTTAGCTACAATGAGTATAAGAGACGGATTGATGACTCTACTAATCCACTTATTTCAATATCTAAAGCTCCAAGTCTGAAGAAAATAACAGATAGCATTTATGCAAAAACAACAAATGAGTGGCAAAATTATTTATTAAAAGGAGCCATTCCATTAGTATTGCTCATAATAGCAATTGCTGCCGTCTGCCTCCAACGTCCTAAAAAGAAACTTCTTATTTTTGCACCTGTAGTAATGGCACTTATTACTATAGCAATCGCAATGCCAGCAACAGACTTTAGATATTCTTATAGTTTTATTTTCACCGTGCCTATTGTCTTTTTTGCAACTAAATTAAAAAATTACAAAGAAAATCAATTTTAA
- a CDS encoding ABC transporter ATP-binding protein → MKVLFHHLKKYKLQATLSTLFVVVMVISQLWQPKLLQQVLDAIMKDDMDEISSIGALLIGIAAVGLIAGILNTILSAKVAQGVGADIRESSFRKIQTFSFSNIEKLSTGNLVVRQTNDITQVQNLVMLSLQSLTRIPIMFIGAFILAMFTLPELWWVIIVLVVLVVLIVVFTFGSMGKHFAIIQKLIDRVNSIAKENLAGMRVVKSFVQEDNEISRFTTVSDKLTRHTIIVGTLFSVMIPAFMLVSNLAIVVSIFFVGDMAADNPEVIGAIASFMNYLMQIMMAIIIGGMLMMMASRALISLKRITEVLETEPDITYNESAPEQDLEGTVEFRNVSFKYDGDDTPALEDISFKASVGEMVGIVGATGSGKSTLAQLIPRLYDPTEGEVIIGGTNLKDINKKTLRSTVSFVLQRAILFSGTIADNLRHGKKDATTEEMEHASKIAQAKEFIDKQAKLYDAPVSERGNNFSGGQKQRLSITRGVIGSPKVLILDDSTSALDAKSEKLVKEALNKELDDTTTFIIAQKISSVIQADKILVLDKGKLVGVGSHKELLKENATYREIYDTQKGKEVTA, encoded by the coding sequence ATGAAAGTATTGTTTCACCATCTAAAAAAATACAAGCTACAAGCGACACTATCTACACTGTTTGTAGTAGTCATGGTTATCTCACAACTATGGCAACCAAAGTTACTTCAGCAAGTCCTAGACGCCATCATGAAAGATGATATGGATGAAATCTCATCCATCGGCGCACTTTTAATCGGTATTGCCGCAGTCGGCCTTATCGCCGGGATCCTAAACACAATACTTTCAGCCAAAGTCGCTCAAGGCGTCGGTGCAGATATTCGTGAATCTAGTTTCCGTAAAATCCAAACATTTTCATTCAGCAACATCGAAAAACTTTCGACAGGTAATCTAGTTGTTCGACAAACAAACGACATTACCCAAGTTCAAAACTTAGTGATGCTTTCACTACAATCGCTTACGAGAATTCCGATTATGTTCATCGGGGCTTTTATTTTAGCGATGTTTACTTTACCTGAATTATGGTGGGTAATTATTGTACTCGTTGTTCTTGTTGTTCTGATTGTTGTATTCACATTCGGGTCTATGGGTAAACATTTTGCCATTATTCAGAAGTTAATTGACCGAGTGAATTCTATTGCAAAAGAAAACCTTGCTGGCATGCGCGTAGTTAAATCTTTCGTGCAAGAAGATAATGAAATCAGTCGCTTTACAACTGTCAGTGACAAATTAACTCGCCACACAATCATCGTTGGAACGCTTTTCTCTGTAATGATTCCTGCATTTATGCTCGTTTCTAACTTAGCAATTGTTGTTTCTATTTTCTTTGTAGGCGATATGGCTGCAGATAATCCTGAAGTTATCGGAGCTATCGCATCATTCATGAACTACTTAATGCAAATTATGATGGCAATTATTATTGGTGGTATGCTGATGATGATGGCTTCTCGTGCGCTTATTTCTTTGAAGCGTATTACCGAAGTTCTGGAAACAGAACCAGATATTACTTACAATGAAAGCGCACCAGAACAAGATTTAGAAGGTACAGTTGAGTTCCGTAATGTTAGTTTCAAATACGACGGTGACGATACGCCTGCTCTGGAAGATATTTCATTCAAAGCAAGTGTTGGTGAAATGGTCGGTATTGTTGGTGCAACAGGTTCTGGTAAATCCACTCTTGCCCAACTAATCCCCCGACTTTACGACCCAACGGAAGGTGAAGTTATTATCGGCGGAACGAACCTAAAAGATATCAACAAAAAAACGCTTCGCAGCACTGTTTCCTTCGTGCTCCAACGCGCAATTCTTTTCTCCGGAACCATTGCAGACAATTTACGTCATGGTAAAAAAGATGCAACTACCGAAGAAATGGAACACGCAAGTAAGATAGCACAAGCGAAAGAGTTTATCGACAAGCAAGCAAAACTATATGATGCACCTGTTTCCGAACGTGGAAACAACTTCTCTGGTGGACAAAAACAACGTCTTTCGATTACACGTGGCGTTATCGGTTCTCCGAAAGTCCTAATCCTCGATGACAGCACAAGCGCGCTTGATGCAAAATCCGAGAAATTAGTGAAAGAAGCGCTGAATAAAGAGCTAGACGACACAACGACTTTCATCATTGCACAAAAAATCTCTTCTGTTATTCAAGCAGATAAAATTCTCGTGTTAGATAAAGGTAAACTCGTTGGCGTCGGTTCCCATAAAGAACTACTGAAAGAAAATGCAACCTACCGTGAAATTTACGACACTCAAAAAGGCAAGGAGGTAACCGCATAA